The Triticum aestivum cultivar Chinese Spring chromosome 4B, IWGSC CS RefSeq v2.1, whole genome shotgun sequence sequence AGCCCCGATTGATGcgagatctcaagcatgcggctggagcttgggtcgacgaacttccttcGGTGCTTTGGGGtttgcggaccacgcctaatcggtcgactgggagaactcctttcttcctagtctatggagcagaagcagtcctacCGAGTGACCTCCTTCACAATGCTCCCCGAATTGAACTTTACAATGAAGCAGAAGCTGAGCAAGCGCgtcaggatgcagtcgacctcctagaagaggaaagggaaatggctctgatccgctcgaccatttaccagcaagacttgcgtcgcctgtacgccagaaatgtgagaggtcgagccttccaggaaggagatctggtccttcgagtggatcagcagaagcaaCACAAGCTCGCTCCctcttgggaagggcccttcatcgtcacaaaggttctccacaatggggcataTCGTCTCTACAACGTCGAAcacaatatcgacgagccccgagcttggaacgcggatctgctccgcccgttttacacttaaaGTTTTTCACTCAGAAGAGTTGTAATAaaatacttctgtagttcatgagctttgaaataatagtgtcataattccttcataatttttgtcactttttattttcgTCGAGTAAAAttttcccccagtgggtggcttagtcgcgaatccgtttcgcctaagtttgtacaaatcctaccgagtggtaagccagacttccactcggaggcttagctgcgaatccgtttcgcctaagtaacaaaaaatcctaccgagtggtaagccagacttccactcgaaggcttagctgcagctcagtgctcgcctaagttattaaaaatcctaccgagtggtaagccagacttccactcggaggcttagctgcagctcagtgctcgcctaagttattaaaaatcctaccgagtggtaagccagacttccactcggaggcttagctgcagctcagtgctcgcctaagttattaaaaatcctaccgagtggtaagccagacttccactcggaggcttagccgcggtCCAAGGACTCGCTTAAGTATAAAGGGTACTAGCAAGGaagacgaggcgcaggtcgactgcgatCCTCTCCTCCGAGCTACACCATAAGTATGATGTGCGttcgcaaggaagacgaggtgcaggtcgatcgCGACCCTCTCTtccgagcttcgccacaaatacaacggaaatcctaccgagtgaagagcaaacctctcactcgggggcttagctgcagcccagtgctcgcctaaggtaaaagaaatcctaccgagtgaagagcaaacctctcactcgggggcttagctgcagcccagtgctcgcctaaggtaaaagaaatcctaccgagtgaagagcaaacctctcactcgggggcttagctgcagcccagtgctcgcctaaggtaaaagaaatcctaccgagtgaagagcaaacctctcactcgggggcttagctgcagcccagtgctcgcctaaggaataagtcgactgcagtgggCATCTTGCTGATTAACCTGCAAAGAAGCAattcaagccaaaagcaatcatatccAAAACATCCAATCCAAATTTAggtcgatacctaaaggaaccgagagtgctcaggcgctaagcctgttaaggttttatcggttacaactctactcggcataccgaggcaaatttaaggtcaaggaaagttttttacccctcctgtggagggctggatggagCAACGAACTcgtcaaggtcaatcccgtcggcaaTCCGCgtagcagcagcaatgaaagtctccatgaaggcccTGAAGTCGTGCTTTTTGGTGTTGGCCACTCGGAGAGCCGCCAGCTTATCCTCTCGAgcatccttgcaatggactcgtgCCAGACACAGGGCGACATCCGCACCACATCGAgctgaagacttcttccactcttgcactcggtcagggacaGCGTTCAGTCGAGTCACCAacgactcgaggtcattttggagtctttccctgggccagagcgtcgagtcgatgcgggATGTAGCAACCTTCAGTCTTGCAAGATAATCCACGACGGcagcaacacgggactccagtcggaagatgttcatggcagtttcatcattcactggagaattgacagggtcaaggttcGTCTCCACctggctggtttcttcttcaaagttgcGACAGAACTCTGCAAAGACAAAATCCCGAATTAAGAAAACAGTCGAATGGGAACATAACAGTTGGGAGAATTGGTCGAGTGAagaagattaccttcaagcataaggaacaattTTTTGGCAAGACCACCCAAGAAGCCTTCCAGCTCGTTCTTCTTCCCAGCCATCTGGTTGATCTTCTCAGTCAGAGTAGTCTTGTCAGCCTTCAGTCGTTCAACATCCTTGCTGGCAATGGCCAGAGCAGCCTTCAGATTGGTGTTATcctgttcgagcttggtgactgaggCCAGTTTTtcatcagcaagcttgatcttctcagacAGCTCAAGCTCCTTCTTCCtctgggcctccttcaccttgCCTGTAAATTACAACGAAGTCAGGTTTTGAAGCAAATGAGGGGGGAAAAGAGTCGTTGaagtctcaccaaacatacctttggtctcctcctttgccctCGTCAGATTCTCCTGCACTAGCTTCAAGTCCAGTTCGAGCTGAGTATGCTTCTGCTCCAGTTCAGTATAGCGCGTCGCAAGatcgcaggatttctacgaagagtCAATCACCAAAATGTCAGAGATGATCCATTTCCGAGTGAATAAAGAAAAAtgatgcgtttctaagactacagtcgaatgcaagcattcgaccgtagtctcggggactacacccagtgggtgcactcagcgtgcccccactggtcttattcaagacagagtcgaccagtcgactaaaaaaaaaagagcgagtcgaccagtcgaccgaaaCTTCTTCAGACTGTaatcaactgccagcagtcgaccacagtctcggggactacacccagtgggtgcactcagcgtgcccccactgatctCAGGAACCCATTCGTTCCATTCGAGTGATGATCAACATCTACTTAGTAAGCCTaagaccgactgccagcagtcgaccttagccttggggactacacccagcgggtgcactcagcgtgcccccgctaacacggagtttttaccaacacacccagtgggtgactgctATGAATTCCAGAAAGAAAAGTTTTGATAatatatcctaacagaacaggcggtggtcgactgacctgaacattgctctgaagagcggagctggcgtcgtaagctgcttgGCTCGCATCCCGAACgatcttcacctgctccatcatgatctcTGCTTGACggatagcctccttagcagcactagcctggtcctccgggacgtggtgcgTGGCGAAGATCGATGGCTGCCCAGCACTCGACGAAGTGGgtcgagcactcgtcaacggcaccgcgaatGACACGGTGTGTCGAGTGCCGACCTCCCCTTCCGTCGCAATGGTCTCGGGCGCCACCACACCTTGGGCTGCATGGCCAGTAGATGCCTTCCTGCTCCGCCTAGCCCTCAatggttcctcatcctcatcatcgtcgtcaggaAGGGTGATAATGTCATTGGTTGGGGCTTCAGGAAAAAGTCAAAGTCAGAAATTATGCATCAGTCGACCAAGAACAAGATTTAAAGTTGTAGTACCGGGATTTGAAGTCGCCGCGTCCTCCATCTCATAGTCCTCAGCCTTGCCTGAGGTTTCGGAAGTCGCAGCCGCTGAAATGGTGGGGATGGCTACCTTCATCTTTGGCAGAGGCTTGGTCGTCCTCGACGGAGCTACTTTCGACTGCTTCggcgccttctcagtcggcaccggagaagcgggacgagggcgtttggtcgactgtGAAGCAGTCGCCACTCCCTTGCCGCGTTCAGCCGAAGGGTCGTGCACAAGTtttgaccgcctttccgagcgcggtggtgcctcctcctcctcttcatcctcgtcgtcatcatcctcgtcatcatcatcgtcgtcatcgtcgtcttcTGCAGCGTCTGAATCCcactcttcctggctctcgccgccgctgccttccccctcctcagtcggagtctgagcgccattgggcattgagtacagttCGGTAAGAGCCTGGGAATATCAAAGCAAAGTTCAGTCGACCAAGTTACAGAAACACACTCGACGGATGTACAACGGAAAACAGAGCAAAGGTACCTTTTCTGGAACGCTGTCGCGATCAAGTGGGGAAATCCTCCGGGATccgcgagggttgtccttgtttccggtgatcgcagccatccatctttccactatGGCATCGTCGACTGCCTCCGGATGGACGCGAGTCTCGTCTTCGGTgccacagtacagccacatgcagtggctccggaactgaagaggctggattcgcCTCCGaagaaaaacctccaggaggtccatgccagtcacaccatcccgaaccagctgcaccacgcgatccatcaacatcttcacctcaGTCCTCTCctctggaactaccttcagggaGGAGGGTCTGTTCACTCGACTCATGGTGAATgcaggaagaccagtcgactgccccggcgtcgtcTCATTccggcaatagaaccaggtcgactgccagcccctgaccgactcgggAAAAGACATAGCTGGGAAGGTGCTTTTATTCCTCAACTGGACCCCTAAGCCACCACACATCTGAACTACTTGGGTCTTCTCGTCGCCAGGGCTTGCCTTCTTCACAGTCTGAGAGCGACATGTGAAGATgtacttgaacaaaccccagtgcggtcgacagcccaggaagttTTCGCACATAGACACAAACGCAGCAAGATACGCAATGGAGTTTGGAGTAAAATGATGGAGCTGggctccgaagaaattcagaaaaccccgaaagaaaacactcggtggcaaTGAAAATccccggtcgacatgggtggccaggagcacgcactcaccctcttctggctggggctgccactctcgGCCAGGAAGCCTCGCGGCACCGTGGGGGATCAACCCGTCGTTGGCCATATCGAGGAGATCCTTTTCcttgatggtcgactggatccaatctccctggacccagcccttcggcaggttGGATCTCGACGAGGAACCACCACGGCCGGtagatctcccctttgccttctcggccgccgacgccttctccgccgccgacgccttcttcgcgcgctccaacaTCGTCGTCTTCTCTTTGCCCATGGCCGCCGACGGAATGCGCAGGAGAGGAGGTAGCCAGAGAGCA is a genomic window containing:
- the LOC123090442 gene encoding uncharacterized protein translates to MKVAIPTISAAATSETSGKAEDYEMEDAATSNPAPTNDIITLPDDDDEDEEPLRARRSRKASTGHAAQGVVAPETIATEGEVGTRHTVSFAVPLTSARPTSSSAGQPSIFATHHVPEDQASAAKEAIRQAEIMMEQKSCDLATRYTELEQKHTQLELDLKLVQENLTRAKEETKGKVKEAQRKKELELSEKIKLADEKLASVTKLEQDNTNLKAALAIASKDVERLKADKTTLTEKINQMAGKKNELEGFLGGLAKKLFLMLEEFCRNFEEETSQVETNLDPVNSPVNDETAMNIFRLESRVAAVVDYLARLKVATSRIDSTLWPRERLQNDLESLVTRLNAVPDRVQEWKKSSARCGADVALCLARVHCKDAREDKLAALRVANTKKHDFRAFMETFIAAATRIADGIDLDEFVAPSSPPQEG